The following are encoded together in the Takifugu flavidus isolate HTHZ2018 chromosome 22, ASM371156v2, whole genome shotgun sequence genome:
- the atp5f1c gene encoding ATP synthase subunit gamma, mitochondrial isoform X1, protein MFARTSALVFSPQCGQVRNMATLKDITIRLKSIKNIQKITKSMKMVAAAKYARAEKQLKPARIYGNSALALYEKADIKAPEDKSGKHLIIGVTSDRGLCGAIHSGVAKTIKNEIANLTGSGKEVMVINVGDKLRGLLHRTHGKHIILNCKEVGRKPPSFGDASIVATELLNAGIEFDQGSVIFNRFRSVISYKTDQKPLFSTDIVANSENMGIYDDIDADVLRNYQEFALVNIIYLALKESSTSEQSARMTAMDSASKNASEMIDRLTLTFNRTRQAVITKELIEIISGAAAL, encoded by the exons ATGTTCGCCAGGACCAGCGCGTTGGTGTTCTCCCCACAATG TGGGCAGGTCAGGAACATGGCAACCTTGAAGGACA TCACCATCCGGTTGAAGTCCATCAAGAACATCCAGAAGATCACCAAGTCCATGAAAATGGTTGCTGCTGCCAAGTATGCTCGTGCTGAGAAGCAGTTGAAGCCCGCCAGGATCTATGGCAACAGTGCTCTGG CGCTGTACGAGAAGGCCGACATTAAGGCTCCCGAGGACAAGTCCGGCAAGCATTTGATCATTGGTGTGACCTCCGACCGTGGCCTGTGTGGCGCCATCCACTCCGGTGTGGCCAAGACCATCAAGAATGAGATCGCTAACCTGACTGGTTCGGGCAAAGAGGTCATGGTCATCAATGTGGGCGACAAGCTGAGAGGTCTGCTGCACAG AACTCACGGAAAACACATCATCCTCAACTGTAAAGAAGTCGGCCGCAAGCCGCCCAGTTTTGGCGACGCCTCGATCGTGGCCACCGAGCTGCTGAACGCCGGCATTGAGTTTGACCAGGGCTCCGTCATCTTCAATAGATTCCG GTCTGTCATCTCCTACAAGACGGACCAGAAGCCCCTGTTCTCCACCGACATTGTGGCTAACTCAG AAAACATGGGCATCTACGACGACATCGATGCCGACGtgttgaggaactaccaggagtttGCTCTGGTCAACATCATCTACCTGGCCCTGAAGGAGTCCTCCACCAGCGAGCAGAGCGCCAGGATGACAGCCATGGACAGCGCCAGCAAGAATGCCT ccgaGATGATTGATAGGCTGACCCTGACCTTCAACCGTACCCGACAAGCCGTCATCACCAAGGAGCTGATCGAGATcatctctggagctgcagccct ATAA
- the kin gene encoding DNA/RNA-binding protein KIN17 produces the protein MGKADFLSPKAISNRIKSKGLQKLRWYCQMCQKQCRDENGFKCHCMSESHQRQLLLASENPNRFMDHFSQEFKSEFLELLRRRFGTKRVHNNIIYNEYISDRQHIHMNATRWETLTEFTKWLGREGFCKVDETPKGWYIQYIDRDPETIRRQEELARKKKHDLDDEERSAKFIEEQVRRGRDGKEIEENPVYTELKRESEEEKVAFNLGASLCVAGPSKTSSALGVSALKKDVAVSVKRKDTSSDTRSEKKRKSALEEIIEMEERKKKKQQPVRTDYWLQPNIVVKVVTKKLGERYHKRKAVIMEVKDKYSAVVKMIDSGDKLKLDQTHLETVIPAPGKQVLILNGPYRDTEALLEGIDEKSFTATLTLDSGQQKGKRVDVAYEDFSKLA, from the exons ATGGGAAAAGCAGATTTTTTGTCGCCGAAGGCGATTTCCAACAGGATAAAGTCGAAAGGCCTGCAGAAGTTGAGATGGTATTGTCAAATGTGTCAAAAACAATGCCGAGATGAG AACGGGTTTAAATGTCACTGCATGTCAGAGTCTCACcagaggcagctgctgctggcctcGGAAAACCCCAACAGGTTCATGGACCATTTCTCCCA GGAGTTCAAAAGTGAAttcctggagctgctcaggagaCGTTTCG GGACCAAACGCGTGCACAACAACATCATCTACAACGAATACATCAGCGACAGGCAGCACATCCACATGAACGCCACGCGGTGGGAGACGCTCACCGAATTCACTAAGTGGTTGGGAAGAGAAG GTTTCTGCAAGGTGGATGAGACACCGAAAGGCTGGTACATCCAGTACATCGACCGCGACCCCGAGACCATCCGCCGCCAGGAGGAACTGGCGAGGAAGAAGAAGCACGACTTGGACGACGAGGAGAGGAGCGCCAAGTTCATCGAGGAGCAGGTCCGGCGAGGGCGCGACGGCAAAGAGATCGAA GAAAATCCGGTTTACACGGAGCTAAAAcgggagagcgaggaggagaaag TGGCGTTCAACCTTGGCGCCTCTTTATGTGTGGCTGGTCCTTCGAAAACCAG TTCTGCTCTGGGTGTTAGCGCTCTCAAAAAGGACGTGGCGGTGTCCGTCAAGAGGAAAGACACCAGTTCAGACACCAGGtcggagaagaagaggaagtcgGCTCTGGAGGAGATTATAGAG atggaggagaggaagaagaagaagcagcagccgGTACGGACGGATTACTGGCTGCAGCCCAACATTGTGGTTAAGGTCGTCACCAAGAAGTTAGGAGAGAGGTACCACAAGAGGAAGGCTGTTATCATG gaAGTGAAAGACAAATATTCCGCAGTGGTGAAGATGATCGATTCCGGGGACAAACTGAAGCTGGACCAGACTCACTTGGAGACGGTCATCCCTGCACCAG gtaaaCAGGTGCTGATCCTGAACGGCCCCTACAGAGACACAGAAGCTCTGCTGGAGGGAATAGACGAGAAAAGCTTCACTGCGACGCTGACGCTGGACTCT GGGCAGCAGAAGGGGAAACGCGTGGACGTCGCCTACGAAGATTTCTCCAAACTGGCGTGA
- the atp5f1c gene encoding ATP synthase subunit gamma, mitochondrial isoform X2 gives MFARTSALVFSPQCGQVRNMATLKDITIRLKSIKNIQKITKSMKMVAAAKYARAEKQLKPARIYGNSALALYEKADIKAPEDKSGKHLIIGVTSDRGLCGAIHSGVAKTIKNEIANLTGSGKEVMVINVGDKLRGLLHRTHGKHIILNCKEVGRKPPSFGDASIVATELLNAGIEFDQGSVIFNRFRSVISYKTDQKPLFSTDIVANSENMGIYDDIDADVLRNYQEFALVNIIYLALKESSTSEQSARMTAMDSASKNASEMIDRLTLTFNRTRQAVITKELIEIISGAAAL, from the exons ATGTTCGCCAGGACCAGCGCGTTGGTGTTCTCCCCACAATG TGGGCAGGTCAGGAACATGGCAACCTTGAAGGACA TCACCATCCGGTTGAAGTCCATCAAGAACATCCAGAAGATCACCAAGTCCATGAAAATGGTTGCTGCTGCCAAGTATGCTCGTGCTGAGAAGCAGTTGAAGCCCGCCAGGATCTATGGCAACAGTGCTCTGG CGCTGTACGAGAAGGCCGACATTAAGGCTCCCGAGGACAAGTCCGGCAAGCATTTGATCATTGGTGTGACCTCCGACCGTGGCCTGTGTGGCGCCATCCACTCCGGTGTGGCCAAGACCATCAAGAATGAGATCGCTAACCTGACTGGTTCGGGCAAAGAGGTCATGGTCATCAATGTGGGCGACAAGCTGAGAGGTCTGCTGCACAG AACTCACGGAAAACACATCATCCTCAACTGTAAAGAAGTCGGCCGCAAGCCGCCCAGTTTTGGCGACGCCTCGATCGTGGCCACCGAGCTGCTGAACGCCGGCATTGAGTTTGACCAGGGCTCCGTCATCTTCAATAGATTCCG GTCTGTCATCTCCTACAAGACGGACCAGAAGCCCCTGTTCTCCACCGACATTGTGGCTAACTCAG AAAACATGGGCATCTACGACGACATCGATGCCGACGtgttgaggaactaccaggagtttGCTCTGGTCAACATCATCTACCTGGCCCTGAAGGAGTCCTCCACCAGCGAGCAGAGCGCCAGGATGACAGCCATGGACAGCGCCAGCAAGAATGCCT ccgaGATGATTGATAGGCTGACCCTGACCTTCAACCGTACCCGACAAGCCGTCATCACCAAGGAGCTGATCGAGATcatctctggagctgcagccctgtga